From a single Phacochoerus africanus isolate WHEZ1 chromosome 11, ROS_Pafr_v1, whole genome shotgun sequence genomic region:
- the CNGA4 gene encoding cyclic nucleotide-gated cation channel alpha-4 produces MSQNSKVKTTESSPPAPSKARRLLPVLDPSGDYYYWWLNTMVFPVMYNLVIVVCRACFPDLQRGYLVAWFVLDYTSDLLYLLDIAVHFHTGFLDQGILVEDKGRISRRYVRTWSFLLDLVSLLPTDVAYVSLGPHVPTLRLNRFLRVPRLFEAFDRTETRTAYPNAFRIAKLMLYIFVVIHWNSCLYFALSRYLGFGRDAWVYPDPAQPGFERLRRQYLYSFYFSTLILTTVGDTPLPAREEEYLFMVGDFLLAVMGFATIMGSMSSVIYNMNTADAAFYPDHALVKKYLKLQRVNRRLERRVIDWYQHLQINKKMTNEVAILKHLPERLRAEVAVSVHLSTLSRVQIFQNCEASLLEELVLKLQPQTYSPGEYVCRKGDIGREMYIIREGQLAVVADDGVTQYAVLGAGLYFGEISIINIKGNMSGNRRTANIKSLGYSDLFCLSKEDLREVLSEYPQAQTVMEEKGREILLKMNKLDVNAEAAEIALQEATEARLHGLDQQLDDLQTKFARLLAELESSALKIAYRVERLEWQTREWPLPEELAEADDEAEPGEGTSKEGEGRAGQEGPQAQSDPGLSRDPPAKRSPDL; encoded by the exons ATGAGCCAGAACAGCAAAGTGAAGACGACAGAGtccagcccccccgccccatccaAGGCCAG GAGGCTGCTGCCCGTGCTGGACCCATCTGGGGACTACTACTACTGGTGGCTGAACACCATGGTCTTCCCAGTAATGTACAACCTCGTCATTGTCGTGTGCAG AGCCTGCTTCCCTGACTTGCAGCGCGGTTACCTGGTGGCCTGGTTTGTGCTGGACTACACGAGCGACCTGCTCTACCTCCTGGACATTGCGGTTCACTTCCACACTG gaTTTTTGGATCAGGGCATCCTGGTGGAGGACAAGGGAAGGATCTCCCGTCGCTACGTCCGCACCTGGAGCTTCCTCCTGGACCTGGTGTCCCTGCTGCCCACGGACGTGGCCTACGTGAGTCTGGGCCCGCACGTCCCCACGCTGAGGCTGAACCGCTTCCTGCGGGTGCCGCGCCTCTTCGAGGCCTTCGACCGCACGGAGACCCGCACCGCCTACCCCAACGCCTTCCGCATCGCCAAGCTGATGCTTTACATCTTCGTCGTCATCCACTGGAACAGCTGCCTGTACTTCGCCCTGTCGCGGTACCTGGGCTTCGGGCGCGACGCCTGGGTGTACCCCGACCCCGCGCAGCCTGGCTTTGAGCGCCTGCGGCGCCAGTACCTCTACAGCTTCTACTTCTCCACGCTGATCTTGACCACCGTGGGCGACACGCCGCTGCCCGCCCGGGAGGAGGAGTACCTCTTCATGGTGGGCGACTTCCTGCTGGCCGTCATGGGCTTCGCCACCATCATGGGCAGCATGAGCTCCGTCATCTACAACATGAACACCGCCGACGCCGCCTTCTACCCGGACCACGCGCTGGTGAAGAAGTACCTGAAGCTGCAGCGCGTCAACCGCCGGCTGGAGCGGCGCGTCATTGACTG GTACCAGCACCTGCAGATCAACAAGAAGATGACCAATGAGGTCGCCATCTTAAAGCACCTGCCTGAGCGGCTGCGGGCGGAAGTGGCCGTGTCTGTGCACCTGTCGACCCTGAGCCGGGTGCAGatcttccagaactgtgaggccAGCCTGCTGGAGGAGCTGGTGCTGAAGCTGCAGCCCCAGACATACTCGCCAGGCGAATACGTCTGCCGCAAGGGGGACATCGGCCGAGAGATGTACATCATCCGAGAGGGTCAGCTGGCCGTGGTGGCTGACGATGGTGTCACGCAGTACGCCGTGCTTGGCGCAGGGCTCTACTTTGGGGAGATCAGCATCATCAACATCAAAG GGAACATGTCTGGCAACCGGCGCACAGCCAACATCAAGAGTCTGGGTTATTCGGACCTGTTTTGCCTGAGCAAAGAGGACCTGCGGGAAGTGCTGAGCGAGTACCCGCAGGCCCAGACGGTCATGGAGGAGAAGGGCCGGGAGATCCTGCTCAAGATGAACAAGCTGGACGTAAACGCCGAGGCGGCCGAGATCGCCCTGCAGGAGGCCACGGAGGCCCGGCTGCACGGCCTCGACCAGCAGCTGGACGACCTCCAGACCAAGTTCGCTCGCCTCCTGGCCGAGCTGGAGTCCAGCGCCCTCAAGATCGCCTACCGCGTCGAGCGGCTGGAGTGGCAGACCCGGGAGTGGCCCCTGCCCGAGGAGCTGGCCGAGGCCGACGACGAGGCCGAGCCCGGGGAGGGGACGTccaaggagggggagggcagagctggccaGGAGGGACCCCAGGCCCAGAGTGACCCAGGCCTATCCCGCGACCCCCCCGCCAAGCGGAGTCCCGACTTGTAG